One genomic segment of Desulfovibrio sp. UCD-KL4C includes these proteins:
- a CDS encoding DUF3426 domain-containing protein, whose protein sequence is MIITCPNCATKFNLPDSKIPAGGAKVKCSKCANVFKVTPPALEPEDEVASMLEEEVTPAPKPKPAPTPEPEPTPEPEAPAEDELDDDFMGEDSSEEAGDSLDEDLFSALGADDEKTAAGTDDLEDDLFGSADNGGDADLGADLFDDDEPAAATADGEDAFDIDDELFGSDGDEEVKGDFEESSTDIDEDIFGEDDETESFSEDELFADDEEVEEETYEDDDSLEEEETFVEEDEEDQSFSLDDGEINGFDLDEGITHSSSKKGKKKKGKGMIITLIIVLLFVGGIGAAWYLKLWEKLPDGTPFISSSDSGDMDASEPPSKRFSKFSFKDLRQFYVNNDKAGQLFIIEGKVVNNFSKPKELIEVEAQLFDDKGQVLDSQRLLCGNNLSLFQLEVQSKEEIEAALASKVGILSNNTLLKPGMDTPFMVVFFKPSPAVKEYVINVVEAKNPPKK, encoded by the coding sequence ATGATTATTACATGTCCCAACTGTGCGACCAAGTTCAACTTACCGGATAGTAAAATTCCAGCAGGCGGAGCTAAAGTTAAGTGCTCTAAATGTGCGAATGTTTTTAAGGTAACCCCACCTGCTTTAGAGCCGGAAGACGAAGTTGCGTCTATGCTCGAAGAAGAGGTTACTCCTGCTCCTAAGCCAAAGCCAGCACCTACACCGGAACCAGAGCCAACTCCGGAGCCAGAAGCTCCTGCTGAAGATGAGTTGGATGACGATTTCATGGGTGAAGATTCAAGTGAAGAAGCTGGTGATAGTCTGGATGAAGATCTTTTTAGTGCCCTCGGAGCAGATGACGAAAAAACTGCTGCCGGAACTGATGATCTGGAGGATGACCTCTTTGGTTCAGCTGATAATGGTGGTGACGCTGATTTAGGTGCGGACCTTTTTGATGATGATGAGCCTGCCGCAGCAACTGCTGACGGTGAAGATGCTTTTGATATAGATGATGAACTTTTCGGCAGCGATGGCGACGAGGAAGTCAAAGGAGATTTTGAAGAATCTTCTACTGATATTGACGAAGATATCTTTGGTGAAGATGACGAAACGGAATCTTTTTCTGAAGACGAGCTTTTCGCAGATGATGAAGAGGTAGAAGAAGAGACTTACGAGGACGATGATTCTCTCGAGGAAGAAGAAACCTTTGTTGAAGAGGATGAAGAGGACCAAAGTTTTTCTCTTGATGATGGAGAGATAAACGGATTCGACCTTGATGAAGGGATAACGCATTCTTCCAGCAAAAAAGGCAAGAAGAAAAAAGGTAAAGGAATGATCATTACTTTGATCATTGTTCTGCTTTTCGTCGGAGGAATCGGGGCTGCATGGTATCTTAAACTCTGGGAAAAACTTCCGGATGGTACTCCTTTTATTTCTTCTTCCGACAGCGGAGATATGGATGCGTCTGAGCCTCCGTCTAAAAGATTTAGTAAATTTTCATTTAAAGATTTACGCCAATTCTATGTGAATAATGATAAAGCGGGACAGCTTTTCATTATTGAAGGTAAGGTTGTAAATAATTTCAGTAAACCTAAAGAGCTTATTGAAGTTGAAGCGCAGCTTTTTGATGATAAAGGGCAGGTGCTTGATTCTCAAAGACTTCTTTGTGGAAACAATCTTTCATTGTTCCAGCTTGAAGTTCAGTCCAAAGAGGAAATTGAAGCCGCATTGGCTTCTAAAGTAGGTATTTTATCTAATAATACTTTGCTTAAGCCGGGAATGGATACACCTTTCATGGTTGTGTTCTTCAAACCTTCTCCGGCAGTCAAAGAATATGTGATCAATGTGGTGGAAGCAAAGAATCCGCCTAAAAAATAG